Proteins from a single region of Phycisphaeraceae bacterium D3-23:
- a CDS encoding lamin tail domain-containing protein, whose product MNPDRSIRGSDHAPSPLEALEPRLLFTAVPLITEFLASNDTVLDDEDGDSSDWIEIYNAGDTALDLDGWHLTDDADDLTQWTFPDVSLEPGQYLVVFASNKDRADADGTELHTNFALSAGGEYIALVEQDGTTVAHAYMPEYPAQTTDISYGLAQSATQTPLIAEGADARYIVPSAPIVGWNTLGFNDTSWAQGPTGIGHEQTGTDYAGHLETILPDNTASVYLRQSFSVADPNALTSLTLGLRYDDGFLAYLNGTLVAADNAPSNPQYNSTATAGHGDALAVEFQPFDLTAFRNELVAGNNVLAIQAMNRTTGNSDMLIEATLTATQDTGGAPGAAGYMTQPTPGAVNIITGPLIASVTENPPAPGANQNLIIEAEVADNAGNGIDRVDLHYRINFNGELTLQMFDNGVGNDALAGDGIYTATISSGLYAAGDMVRWYVTAEDDQGTASRAPLIVDDTGQDQDPEYFGTVVVDPSITSNLPVFQWFVQDPNAAETTGGTRASVYFDGRFYDDVFVRRRGNSSASLNKKSFKIEFNKGHDFVWEAGQAGVNEINLNTTYTDKSYLRQQLGFEVYDLAGAYGSESRLWRVEQNGDFFSVAAFIEQVDEDMLEREGLDPDGALYKMFNAFTSGTSGVEKKTRLHENNNDLSDFVGSINGLSGQALTDYIFDHVDIPATLNYLAATALIQHSDSMKKNYYLYRDTEGTGEWTFIPWDLDLSFGRHFMGGGLTGDTIWADKDNFTVSGTVISPSHPLVGEEEHYGNRSFNNLIDALYESPEFVELYLRRLRTLMDEILGAPGTPAQNLVLENRIAEIQTQIGNDAVLDVNEWGQYGQSQTLQQAIDILVDDFLAVHRQHYFVSHSVNNPGFPDNAGIPNAQTANPVVSIGAIDFNPAGGNQDQEYIEIVNSSAFAIDISGWTVEGAITHTFRPGTVVGAGASLYITPDSSAFRARAAGPSGGQGLQVQQWDDGHLSSFGETITLKRGNGTTAATKIYTGNPSLAQQFLRITELHYNPAGPTPAEQSAGFTDGDQFEFIELQNTSPTQTLNLNNVHFDTNNGGVAFDFGSGTTLSPGQYGVLVSNLAAFQERYGTGINILGIYTGNLANSGEQVKLEDATNSTIAQFAYEDGTGPGEADWPTSPDGDGPSLVVNDTEADYSDGNNWRASLTNHGTPGSDEAAGVLGDITGDGFVGTEDLDALLALWGDAAASSPQAAAADLDNSGTVGSGDLNIVINNFGNGTTPNNPTSNGDVADDNDTPGTPGNPGSSADADAGNNNNAGNDGGAPGNNSGAGNETPFPSQRPRPDQPTPQRQPEPATPPATPPATRQANANAADRPNTNTDIHANANTPLTPAQQQAANAQRTPSALDLVKPKTPTATDTTTTPATQASPLTATATITKPRFDAMMLR is encoded by the coding sequence TTGAATCCAGACCGATCGATACGCGGTAGTGACCACGCACCGAGCCCGCTCGAAGCGCTCGAGCCTCGGCTGTTATTTACTGCCGTCCCACTCATCACCGAGTTCCTCGCGTCCAACGACACCGTTCTGGACGACGAAGACGGCGACAGCTCCGACTGGATCGAGATCTACAACGCCGGCGACACCGCGCTCGACCTCGACGGCTGGCACCTCACCGACGACGCCGACGACCTCACGCAGTGGACCTTCCCCGATGTTTCGCTCGAACCAGGGCAGTACCTCGTCGTCTTCGCGTCGAACAAAGACCGCGCCGACGCGGACGGCACCGAGCTGCACACCAACTTCGCGCTGAGCGCGGGCGGCGAGTACATTGCGCTCGTCGAGCAAGACGGCACGACGGTCGCCCACGCCTACATGCCCGAGTACCCCGCGCAGACCACCGACATCTCCTACGGCCTCGCGCAGTCCGCCACGCAGACGCCACTGATCGCCGAGGGCGCTGACGCGCGCTACATCGTGCCATCCGCCCCGATCGTCGGGTGGAACACGCTGGGCTTCAACGACACAAGTTGGGCGCAGGGGCCCACCGGCATCGGCCACGAACAGACCGGCACCGACTACGCGGGCCACCTCGAAACCATCCTCCCCGACAACACCGCGAGCGTCTACCTACGCCAGTCGTTCAGCGTCGCCGACCCCAACGCGCTCACTTCGCTGACACTCGGGCTCCGCTACGACGATGGGTTCCTCGCCTACCTCAACGGCACGCTCGTCGCCGCCGACAACGCCCCCAGCAACCCGCAGTACAACAGCACCGCCACCGCCGGCCACGGCGACGCGCTCGCGGTCGAGTTCCAACCCTTCGACCTCACGGCATTCCGCAACGAACTGGTCGCCGGCAACAACGTCCTCGCGATCCAGGCGATGAACCGCACGACCGGCAATTCCGACATGCTCATCGAGGCAACGCTAACCGCGACGCAAGACACCGGCGGCGCGCCCGGCGCCGCCGGGTACATGACCCAGCCCACGCCGGGCGCGGTCAACATTATCACCGGCCCGCTCATCGCGTCCGTCACCGAGAACCCGCCCGCGCCTGGCGCGAACCAGAACCTCATCATCGAGGCCGAGGTCGCCGACAACGCGGGCAACGGCATCGACCGCGTCGACCTGCACTACCGCATCAACTTCAATGGCGAACTCACGCTCCAGATGTTCGACAACGGCGTCGGCAATGATGCGCTCGCCGGTGACGGCATCTACACCGCGACGATCAGCAGCGGCCTCTACGCCGCCGGCGACATGGTCCGGTGGTACGTCACCGCCGAGGACGATCAGGGCACGGCATCCCGCGCCCCCCTAATCGTCGACGACACCGGCCAGGACCAGGACCCCGAGTACTTCGGCACGGTCGTCGTCGATCCGTCGATCACCAGCAACCTGCCGGTGTTCCAGTGGTTTGTTCAGGACCCCAACGCTGCGGAGACCACCGGCGGGACGCGCGCCTCCGTCTACTTCGACGGCCGATTCTACGACGACGTCTTCGTGCGACGACGGGGCAACTCGAGCGCCTCGCTCAACAAGAAGAGCTTCAAGATCGAGTTTAACAAGGGCCACGACTTTGTCTGGGAAGCAGGACAGGCCGGCGTCAATGAGATCAACCTCAACACGACCTATACCGACAAGAGCTACCTCCGCCAGCAACTCGGCTTCGAGGTCTACGACCTGGCCGGGGCGTACGGCTCCGAGTCCCGGCTGTGGCGCGTGGAGCAGAACGGGGACTTCTTCTCCGTCGCCGCGTTTATCGAGCAGGTCGACGAGGATATGCTCGAGCGCGAGGGGCTCGACCCCGACGGCGCGCTTTACAAGATGTTCAACGCCTTCACCTCCGGCACCTCCGGCGTCGAGAAGAAGACCCGGCTCCACGAAAACAACAACGACCTCAGCGACTTCGTCGGCAGCATCAACGGCCTCTCGGGGCAGGCGCTCACCGACTACATCTTCGACCACGTCGATATCCCCGCGACGCTGAACTACCTCGCTGCCACCGCGTTGATCCAGCACAGCGACTCGATGAAGAAGAACTACTACCTGTACCGCGACACCGAAGGGACGGGCGAGTGGACGTTTATCCCCTGGGACCTCGACCTGTCGTTTGGCCGACACTTTATGGGCGGCGGCCTCACAGGCGATACGATCTGGGCAGACAAAGACAACTTCACGGTGAGCGGGACCGTCATCTCCCCGTCTCACCCGCTGGTCGGCGAGGAGGAGCACTACGGCAACCGGTCGTTTAATAACCTGATCGATGCGCTCTATGAATCGCCCGAGTTTGTCGAGCTCTACCTGCGTCGGCTGCGGACGTTGATGGATGAGATCCTCGGTGCGCCCGGGACGCCGGCGCAGAATCTCGTCCTCGAAAACCGGATCGCCGAGATCCAAACTCAGATCGGCAACGACGCCGTGCTCGACGTCAACGAATGGGGACAGTACGGCCAATCACAGACACTCCAGCAGGCGATCGACATCCTCGTCGACGACTTCCTTGCGGTACACCGCCAGCACTACTTCGTCAGCCATTCGGTCAACAACCCCGGCTTCCCCGACAACGCGGGCATCCCCAACGCGCAGACGGCCAACCCGGTGGTCTCCATCGGCGCGATCGACTTCAACCCCGCCGGCGGCAATCAGGACCAGGAATACATCGAGATCGTCAACAGCAGCGCCTTCGCGATCGACATCTCCGGCTGGACTGTCGAGGGCGCGATCACACATACCTTCCGGCCCGGCACAGTGGTCGGGGCTGGGGCGTCGCTCTACATCACACCCGACAGCAGCGCCTTCCGCGCCCGCGCCGCGGGCCCCAGCGGGGGGCAGGGGCTTCAGGTCCAGCAGTGGGATGACGGCCATCTCTCCTCCTTCGGCGAGACCATCACACTCAAACGCGGCAACGGCACAACCGCCGCGACGAAAATCTACACCGGCAATCCGTCGCTGGCGCAGCAGTTCCTGCGTATCACCGAACTGCACTACAACCCGGCCGGGCCTACCCCGGCCGAGCAGTCGGCGGGATTCACCGACGGCGACCAGTTCGAGTTCATCGAACTGCAAAATACCTCGCCTACCCAGACGCTCAACCTCAATAACGTCCACTTCGACACAAACAACGGCGGCGTGGCATTCGACTTCGGCAGCGGTACGACGCTATCGCCCGGCCAGTACGGCGTCCTCGTCAGCAACCTCGCCGCGTTCCAGGAACGCTACGGCACGGGCATCAACATCTTGGGCATCTACACCGGCAACCTCGCCAACAGCGGCGAACAGGTCAAGCTGGAAGACGCGACCAACTCTACTATCGCACAGTTCGCCTACGAAGACGGCACCGGCCCGGGCGAAGCCGACTGGCCCACCTCCCCCGACGGCGACGGCCCATCGCTCGTCGTCAACGACACCGAGGCCGACTACAGCGACGGCAACAACTGGCGCGCATCGCTCACTAACCACGGCACACCCGGCAGCGACGAAGCCGCCGGCGTCCTGGGCGATATCACCGGCGACGGATTCGTCGGCACCGAAGACCTCGACGCACTCCTCGCGCTCTGGGGCGACGCCGCAGCATCAAGCCCGCAAGCCGCCGCCGCCGACCTCGACAACAGCGGCACCGTCGGCAGCGGCGACCTCAACATCGTCATCAACAACTTCGGCAACGGCACAACACCCAACAACCCCACCAGCAACGGTGACGTCGCCGACGATAACGACACCCCCGGAACCCCCGGAAACCCCGGTAGCAGCGCCGACGCGGACGCAGGGAACAACAACAACGCAGGCAACGACGGCGGCGCCCCCGGCAACAACAGCGGCGCAGGCAACGAAACCCCCTTCCCCAGCCAACGCCCGCGCCCCGACCAGCCCACCCCCCAACGCCAACCCGAACCCGCCACGCCCCCGGCCACCCCACCCGCCACACGCCAGGCCAACGCCAACGCGGCCGACAGACCCAACACCAACACCGACATCCACGCCAACGCCAACACCCCCCTCACCCCCGCCCAACAGCAAGCCGCCAACGCCCAACGCACCCCCAGCGCCCTCGACCTCGTCAAGCCCAAAACGCCCACGGCGACAGATACCACCACAACCCCCGCCACTCAAGCATCCCCCCTCACCGCCACCGCGACAATAACCAAACCCCGCTTCGACGCGATGATGCTGCGATAA
- a CDS encoding prolyl oligopeptidase family serine peptidase translates to MLVESATGEQRPAFDHAKLAAALAEATGQDVSEGRVSLRRLVIDATLDLIHFGAGGRRWSYVPSTDTLTEVMDGAAEPEPNVEGNAPHRRAPAFPGRRDAVSPDGHWRASIDSHNVVLTEVATETRYVLTQDGTAEDAYIPPFYWSPQSTKLIAMRRERGDRREVTIIDTAPDDQLQPESIRYRYLKPGDQVSINRPRLFDIATREQVAVDDAHASNPYDTREVRWRADGRGFTYEYNQRGHQCYRVIEIDAETGASRIVIDESPETFFCYSSKYFSYYRDAPGEIVWMSERSGWNHLYLYDWASGEELHAITGGDWAVRSIDRIDEERGVVWFWAGGIHAGQDPYYRHYCRAALDGSGVSALTASNGTHTAVQVSPNGKYLVTTWSRVDHAPVHELRSAETGELIVELGRADDSALRATGWRPMEPFVAKGRDGETDIYGVIVRPSNFDSDRQYPVIEHIYAGPHSAFVPKRFSPFNWTMHPMAELGFIVVMIDGMGTSHRSKAFHDVCWQDLADSGFPDRVAWMRAAAEHEPAMDLSRVGIFGGSAGGQSAMRALLDHGDFYHAAAADCGCHDNRMDKIWWNEQWMGWPIGDHYAASSNVVDAHKLRGHLLLTVGELDRNVDPASTMQVVDALIAADKDFELIVFPGTGHGACESPYGRRRRADFFVRHLLGVEPRWEADDTDQ, encoded by the coding sequence ATGCTCGTCGAAAGCGCGACGGGCGAGCAGCGGCCTGCGTTTGACCATGCGAAGTTGGCGGCTGCGTTGGCGGAAGCGACAGGGCAGGACGTCTCGGAGGGGCGGGTCTCGCTGCGGCGGTTAGTGATCGACGCCACACTGGACCTGATTCACTTTGGGGCCGGGGGTCGGCGATGGTCTTATGTACCCTCGACGGACACGCTGACCGAAGTGATGGACGGTGCCGCCGAGCCCGAACCGAATGTCGAAGGCAACGCTCCACACCGGCGAGCCCCGGCTTTCCCCGGGCGGCGCGACGCGGTTTCGCCCGATGGGCATTGGCGGGCCTCGATCGACAGCCACAACGTTGTTCTGACGGAGGTCGCGACCGAGACCCGCTACGTTTTGACACAGGACGGCACGGCCGAAGATGCTTACATCCCGCCGTTCTACTGGTCGCCGCAAAGCACGAAGCTCATCGCGATGCGCCGTGAGCGGGGCGACCGGCGTGAAGTGACGATTATCGATACCGCACCGGACGACCAGCTTCAGCCTGAATCGATTCGGTACCGTTATCTGAAACCGGGCGACCAGGTTTCGATCAACAGGCCCCGGCTATTCGACATTGCTACGCGGGAGCAGGTCGCGGTCGATGATGCGCACGCCTCGAATCCGTACGATACGCGCGAGGTGCGTTGGCGAGCCGACGGCCGGGGGTTTACATACGAGTACAACCAGCGTGGCCACCAGTGCTACCGCGTGATCGAGATTGATGCCGAGACGGGCGCGTCGCGCATCGTGATTGACGAGTCCCCCGAGACGTTCTTCTGTTATTCGAGCAAGTATTTTTCATACTACCGTGATGCGCCTGGTGAGATCGTCTGGATGTCGGAGCGCAGCGGGTGGAATCATCTGTACCTTTATGACTGGGCGTCGGGGGAAGAACTGCACGCGATCACGGGCGGCGACTGGGCCGTACGTTCGATCGATCGTATCGACGAAGAGCGGGGGGTGGTGTGGTTCTGGGCTGGCGGCATACATGCGGGGCAGGACCCCTACTACCGCCACTACTGCCGGGCCGCGCTCGATGGGTCGGGTGTTTCTGCGCTGACAGCGTCGAATGGGACCCACACCGCTGTGCAGGTTTCGCCCAATGGCAAGTATCTGGTGACGACCTGGTCGCGGGTTGATCACGCGCCGGTCCACGAGCTGCGCAGCGCCGAGACGGGCGAGTTGATCGTGGAGTTGGGGCGGGCGGATGATAGCGCGCTGCGTGCGACGGGTTGGCGGCCGATGGAGCCGTTCGTGGCGAAGGGGCGTGACGGGGAGACGGACATTTACGGCGTGATTGTTCGGCCGAGCAACTTCGACTCCGATCGCCAGTACCCGGTGATCGAGCATATCTACGCGGGCCCGCACAGCGCGTTTGTGCCCAAGCGTTTTTCGCCGTTCAATTGGACGATGCACCCGATGGCGGAGCTGGGGTTCATCGTCGTGATGATCGATGGGATGGGGACTTCGCATCGGTCCAAGGCGTTTCACGATGTGTGCTGGCAGGACCTGGCCGACAGCGGTTTCCCGGACCGGGTCGCGTGGATGCGGGCGGCGGCGGAGCATGAGCCGGCGATGGACCTGTCGCGTGTCGGCATCTTCGGCGGCTCGGCGGGCGGGCAGAGCGCGATGCGTGCGCTGCTGGATCATGGCGACTTTTATCACGCGGCGGCGGCGGACTGCGGCTGCCACGACAACCGGATGGACAAGATATGGTGGAACGAGCAGTGGATGGGCTGGCCGATCGGCGACCACTACGCTGCAAGTTCCAACGTGGTGGACGCCCACAAGCTGCGGGGCCATCTGCTGCTGACCGTGGGCGAGTTGGACCGTAATGTCGATCCGGCCTCGACGATGCAGGTTGTTGACGCGCTGATCGCGGCGGATAAGGATTTTGAGCTGATCGTCTTTCCTGGTACGGGGCATGGGGCGTGTGAGTCGCCGTATGGCCGTCGCCGGCGGGCCGACTTCTTTGTGCGTCACCTGCTCGGTGTTGAGCCGAGGTGGGAGGCTGACGACACGGACCAATAA
- a CDS encoding type II secretion system protein: MAHPRPVSARAFSLIEIIIVVSILAILAAMVIPRFANSKDQAAESALMTSVNSVNTKLTDVFASSGDWPTTIESSWFIGGEPNHMQNVFGVPMIEIVDTDGLTHPANKTLKAGVGGAYWYNSATGVFRARISDQGSEAATLAQYNKVNNAEESSLGNY; encoded by the coding sequence ATGGCTCATCCACGACCCGTATCGGCCCGCGCATTTTCACTCATCGAGATCATCATTGTCGTTTCAATCCTCGCGATCCTCGCAGCGATGGTCATCCCGAGGTTTGCCAACAGCAAAGACCAGGCGGCCGAGTCGGCGCTGATGACGAGTGTCAACAGCGTCAACACGAAGCTGACCGATGTGTTCGCGTCGAGCGGGGATTGGCCGACGACGATCGAATCGTCGTGGTTTATCGGCGGCGAGCCCAACCACATGCAGAATGTGTTCGGTGTGCCGATGATCGAGATCGTCGATACCGATGGCCTGACGCACCCCGCCAACAAGACGCTGAAGGCCGGTGTCGGCGGGGCGTATTGGTACAACTCGGCGACGGGCGTGTTCCGCGCGAGGATCTCGGACCAGGGGAGCGAGGCCGCGACGCTGGCGCAGTACAACAAGGTGAACAACGCTGAGGAATCTTCGCTGGGTAACTACTAA
- a CDS encoding sulfatase-like hydrolase/transferase encodes MLLKFPCCVVLLAVILLGPTPSQAQSEPAAQPNIVFIMVDDMGYGELGVTGQQHLVDTGQPAILTPNIDALAHQGLMIENFYATPICASTRGSLLTGFHNGHSSIDRNGGNNGGNALRAVDTTWGETLQDAGYTTGAYGKWGVGGFDHTVLGIGVDDQDNAAITHADATPSSRGFDEFYGYLNQVHAHDYYVDFLWEHDTDNSGDVGGMQVDLVSSSDYAHDLMADRSLQFITDHAGDDPFMLYLPYTIPHAAFNPPQDEVWQTFRDAGYSTAQANYAAMMARMDSSVGDVVARLQDPNQDGDTSDSVYDNTVIMFMSDNGGTPGENNLFGGDVGLRGVKGSVYEGGTASPFIAHWNGTIAPGQIDSTTIAGLDDLFATFADLAGADTPVGLDGTSIAGLFTGGERDERDVFIFEGNGTSWAIRIDDWKLVGGNELYNLVTDRDESSNVAGANPAIRALLNQIALDEGVLSDAGSGGSQTTHIVQYKQWAPAGGSTDFAANGNWSGGTQFNTRGTAVNNFAGGPANNWITTIDNTTGNALQARVQSNTEVLAFELRGSNAQMDLHIESGATLTARNGARIETGGRVVLEGGSLNTLRTIEVRQGGELMGHGTIGQIYDTAGTPFRLEADLNNAGRITIGGEGIQTGGGTQLNELVSNGGFEQGTGQDFDDITDWFNFTSNQGDISGRNTSDPAAGSYRAVVGINTNGNAPAPAQDTGHTIALGEEYTLAFEHAGASGWDLSEDQIRATIYYLDASSVVDLDSITVSPQQDFGSGYSSASTTFDAITDNDAVGENLFVRFEALVPSPTAFAALDSVSLALTEFIAGGMARLTVEGDYTQQSTGTLAIDLFDEANGQPGHDQLVVEGLATLAGALDIQLGDGYAPDAGDSFLVIDAQDYAGAFDSVALPELLAGRFWDLSELDSAGKLNVTDELRGDLNADGFIGVADLDILLANWGQSTAVGDASGDGLVSQADLDIVRANWGLGTDPGAGVPEPGTLAAIQVGLLLFGNRRRG; translated from the coding sequence ATGCTGCTGAAGTTTCCATGCTGTGTTGTCCTGCTGGCCGTCATCCTCCTCGGTCCGACACCGTCACAGGCTCAGAGCGAACCCGCCGCCCAGCCCAACATCGTCTTCATCATGGTCGACGACATGGGCTACGGCGAGCTCGGTGTCACCGGCCAGCAGCACCTTGTCGATACCGGCCAGCCCGCGATCCTGACGCCCAACATCGACGCCCTCGCCCACCAGGGCCTCATGATCGAGAACTTCTACGCCACGCCTATCTGCGCCTCGACACGCGGGTCGCTGCTCACCGGGTTCCACAACGGCCACTCCTCAATCGACCGCAACGGCGGCAACAACGGCGGCAACGCGCTCCGCGCCGTCGATACCACCTGGGGCGAAACCCTCCAAGACGCGGGCTACACCACCGGCGCTTACGGCAAGTGGGGCGTGGGTGGGTTCGACCACACCGTCCTGGGCATCGGTGTCGACGACCAGGACAACGCCGCCATCACACACGCCGACGCGACGCCATCCTCCCGCGGCTTCGACGAGTTCTACGGCTACCTCAATCAAGTCCACGCCCACGACTACTACGTCGACTTCCTCTGGGAACACGACACCGACAACTCGGGCGACGTCGGCGGGATGCAGGTCGACCTCGTGAGCAGCAGCGACTACGCGCACGACCTGATGGCCGACCGCTCGCTGCAGTTCATCACCGACCACGCGGGCGACGACCCGTTCATGCTTTATCTGCCGTACACGATCCCGCATGCCGCCTTCAACCCGCCCCAGGACGAGGTCTGGCAGACGTTCCGCGACGCGGGATATTCCACCGCCCAGGCGAACTACGCGGCGATGATGGCACGCATGGACAGCAGTGTCGGCGACGTCGTCGCGCGACTCCAAGACCCCAACCAGGACGGCGACACCAGCGACAGCGTCTACGACAACACCGTCATCATGTTCATGTCCGACAACGGCGGCACGCCCGGCGAAAACAACCTCTTCGGCGGGGACGTCGGCCTCCGCGGCGTCAAGGGCAGCGTCTACGAGGGCGGCACCGCCTCCCCCTTCATCGCCCACTGGAACGGCACGATCGCGCCGGGGCAGATCGACAGTACGACCATCGCCGGGCTCGACGACCTCTTCGCGACCTTCGCCGACCTCGCCGGGGCCGACACGCCCGTCGGGCTCGACGGCACCTCCATCGCGGGGCTCTTCACCGGCGGCGAGCGCGATGAACGCGATGTCTTCATCTTCGAAGGCAACGGCACCTCGTGGGCCATCCGCATCGACGACTGGAAACTCGTGGGCGGCAACGAGCTCTACAACCTCGTGACCGACCGCGATGAGTCCAGCAACGTCGCCGGCGCCAACCCCGCGATTCGCGCCCTCCTCAACCAGATCGCGCTGGATGAGGGGGTGCTCTCCGATGCGGGCAGCGGCGGGTCGCAGACGACACACATCGTGCAGTACAAGCAGTGGGCCCCGGCCGGCGGCTCGACCGACTTCGCCGCCAACGGCAACTGGTCGGGCGGCACGCAGTTCAACACCCGCGGCACCGCCGTGAACAACTTCGCCGGTGGCCCGGCGAACAACTGGATCACAACGATCGACAACACGACCGGCAACGCACTGCAGGCCCGCGTGCAGTCGAACACCGAAGTCCTCGCGTTCGAGCTGCGCGGCTCAAACGCCCAGATGGACCTGCATATCGAGTCCGGCGCCACGCTCACCGCCCGAAACGGCGCACGCATCGAGACCGGTGGCCGCGTCGTCCTCGAAGGCGGATCACTCAACACCCTGCGCACCATCGAGGTCCGGCAGGGCGGCGAGCTCATGGGCCACGGCACGATCGGCCAGATCTACGACACCGCCGGCACGCCCTTCCGCCTCGAAGCCGACCTCAACAACGCCGGCCGCATCACTATCGGCGGCGAAGGCATCCAGACCGGCGGCGGTACGCAGCTCAACGAACTGGTCTCCAATGGCGGATTCGAGCAGGGCACCGGCCAGGACTTCGACGACATCACCGACTGGTTCAACTTCACCTCAAACCAGGGCGACATCAGCGGGCGTAACACCTCCGACCCCGCGGCCGGCAGCTACCGCGCGGTCGTCGGCATCAACACCAACGGCAACGCCCCCGCCCCCGCGCAGGACACCGGCCACACCATCGCGCTGGGCGAGGAATACACCCTCGCCTTCGAGCACGCCGGCGCATCGGGCTGGGACCTGAGCGAAGACCAGATCCGCGCAACCATCTACTACCTCGACGCAAGCAGCGTGGTTGACCTCGACAGCATCACTGTGTCGCCCCAGCAGGACTTCGGCAGCGGGTACTCGAGCGCCTCGACCACCTTCGACGCGATCACCGACAACGACGCCGTGGGCGAGAACCTCTTCGTGCGTTTTGAAGCCCTCGTCCCTTCGCCGACGGCGTTCGCCGCGCTCGACAGCGTCTCGCTCGCGCTGACCGAGTTCATCGCCGGCGGGATGGCCCGGCTCACCGTCGAGGGCGACTACACCCAGCAATCCACCGGCACGCTCGCCATCGACCTGTTCGACGAGGCCAATGGCCAGCCCGGGCATGACCAGCTCGTCGTTGAAGGCCTCGCGACCCTGGCGGGGGCGCTCGACATCCAGCTCGGCGATGGCTACGCCCCCGACGCGGGTGACTCGTTCTTAGTCATCGATGCGCAGGACTACGCCGGCGCGTTCGATTCGGTCGCACTGCCCGAGTTGCTCGCTGGCCGGTTCTGGGACCTATCCGAGCTTGACAGCGCGGGCAAGCTGAACGTCACCGACGAGCTGCGTGGCGACCTCAATGCCGACGGCTTCATCGGCGTCGCCGACCTGGATATCCTCCTCGCCAACTGGGGCCAATCCACGGCGGTAGGTGATGCGAGCGGCGATGGGCTGGTCTCGCAGGCCGACCTCGACATCGTCCGGGCCAACTGGGGGCTGGGCACCGACCCCGGCGCAGGCGTCCCCGAACCCGGCACGCTCGCCGCGATCCAGGTCGGCCTCCTATTGTTTGGAAACCGCCGCCGCGGCTGA